CCCAGGCCNNNNNNNNNNNNNNNNNNNNCCCGGGGGCTGCGCCGCCCCGTCCGGAGCCGCCTCCGACCCGCCGTGCCCCAACTGCCGGGTTTACCCTGGGAAGAGCCCGACGTACTCATAACGTTGGTGATGAAAGCCGGGGAGAAGACTTGATGCAGGACAGACTGGGGGAAGTGGCTGAGCTGGAACATGGACATGAGGATGTTGACGGTGGCCAGGGGCGAGCTGCCCGCCTTCTGCTCCAGGATGGCCTCCAGCTTGGGGAAGAGCTCGCTGTGGTTGGACGGGCGGTAGTTCATCCGGCTGAAGGGAAACACCAGCTTCTGGATCACCTGCAGCCAAAGGAGGAGTCGGGCTGGGTGGCAGGACCGGGAGCGTGCGGTGATGCGGAGAGGAGCTCCCCCAGCACCACGGCAGCTCGTCAGGCGTGCAGCACACCCACCTTGCTGTCCAGCTGCTCCCCACGCTTCAGGAGGAAGTTTGCGATGGTATCGAGCAGGCGCGGCTCACGCAGCCGGTGCCGGGCCACGTACTTGGCAATGAGGGCCATGGTGTAGGGGGTCAGGTTCTCGGCCTTCCTGGGAAGCCACTctgcacagcaaagcacagccgGGGGTCAGGCCCCGTCTGGGTGCTGCTCTCCAGAAGGGACTGCGGTCTGGGCAGTGTGGGTCAGAGGGAGGCAATGCAGCCGGAACCCAGGCAGCTCCGCAGCACGCAGCagggtgtggggctgcaggcagcagggcagatCCCTGCCGTGTGAACCACTGGCACAGCTAAGGAGCAGTGGGAAAGTGCACAGAGCGGGGACGATTCCTCAGCAACCCCACAGACACCAACCCACCGCCCACCCCGAGGCGAGGTGGGCTCACAGTGCTGGAAGGGGCACCGCGGGGGGCACCGCACAGAGCACCTCCCGCTCGGGCCGCCTGCGCTGCAGGACAGGACCTCTGCGTGGTGCTGGACGAACCCGGCAGCTCCGGAGCCTGGCAAGGAGCCGTAAGGCTGCACGGGCAGAGCCAGACGCAGCCAGCAGCGGGGAGAGGCCTCCACCCCACCGCCCTCACCTGCCATGCTGCGGATGAATCGCTCTTGGCGGTTTTCATAGAAGAGCTGCGAGCTGAAGATGGCCTCCAGTGCCTTGTTGTTGGCCTCCTGGGCGCACAGGGCCAGCATCTCATCCAGCAGGGCCAGCTCGTGCTCCCGCATGGCGCTCACCTGGCCCAGCGTGTGCCGCACCAGGCGCAGGATCTTGCGGTTGTTGATGAGCTGCTGGTCGGAGGCCGGGTGGCCCTGCAGGGCCTGCGCCCGCAGCCGGTAAtaggagagcagcaggaagagggtCTGAGGGTGCCGCTCCTTCTCCAGGTGCCGCTCCAAGCTGCTGAGGCACGACTCGACCAGGGGGTGAGGGCTGGAGGGGTGCAGCCGCATGACGCTGCTGAACACCATGGAGACGTCCTTCTGGTTGAAGCGGCCCAGGCGGTTGCGGGACTCGTCCTCCAGCACCCGCACCAGGGGGGACTCCCcgggcagccctgcagcaaaaGGACACCATTAAGGACCCCAAAACCACCTCTGAAAAAGGGATGGTGCTGGGGGCAGGTTTGTCATGGGGGGAGTCAGAGCAGGTGAGAGACAGAGCAGAGGtgagaatcacagcatggcctgggttgcaaaggcccacagtgctcatccagtcccaaccccctgctgtgtgcaggtcgccaaccagcagcccaggctgcccagagccacatccagcctggccttggatgcctgcagggatggggcatccacagcctccttgggcaacctgttccagtgcctcaccgccctctgggggaaaaacttcctcctcatatccaacctgaacctcccctgtctcagttttaaGCCATTCCCCCTAGTCCTATCAAGAAGGCCAGGCCAGAAcgccagcacagcagcacatcacTCTGCTGGCAGCCATTCCACCACAGCAGAAGCCCTTTGGTTTATCCACAAAAATAAGACTTCATTTTCAGGTCCGGGTCTTTGTGAGGATGAATAATGCATCTCAAAGCGCtttaaagaagtgttttgtttggAAGACAAACGGAGTGTCAAACAAGGCTGAAACACGAACTGCCCGTGTGTGACAAGAGTTTATCTTTCCACATTTCTAACTCCCTCTCTTCGTGTTTTCCAGCTTAGCTGCGGCCTTTCAGATTCGGCTCCTGGGGGAAATACCTTTCTCTCACTCTGGACACATTATTCAACCACAGAAAGACGAGAGGCCACGTGTGCAGTGTGGTTATGAAAAAAGGCAAAGGCCACGGCTCGTGTGTCAGGAGAGATATCCTCAGCAGAGCCATGAAGCGTTCTGCACACCGTATGAGGCCCCAGTAGCCCACTGCTCACCCGAGCCAGACGAGGAGATTCCGATTTTTAAAAGGGCTTTAAAGAAACCAAGGCAGCATGGGGTAAGTCGCTGCGTTTTATCGTTAATCAGAAATCAGTCAGAAGGTGGAAAGTGAAGAATTGGTCTGAGCAGTTCTTTGTTCCTTAGGAGGCCTCCGAAAGGCGGGTGAGCACTTTTATTAATGAGCTGGAGCCCATGGGGAGCGGGGAGGGTGAGGCAGGGGAACAAAGTGTGGGTCAAAACCAGAGCAGGCCGGGGGAGCCCAGCTCGGGGAGAGGCGCAGAGTTAACAAACACAAAGCGCTGCCGGGGGGAGCAGgacctcccctcccccccaccttCAGCAGGCTCTCGAGTTACTGCCTCAGCCCCCGGCGCGGCGCAGGCAGCTCAGCTCGGAGCAGCTCGGCACAGACCTCAGCCCAGCGCGCAGCCGCCGTTACGAAAAAGCAAACGCAGCGGCAGGGAACGTCAGCGTGGGAGGTGGGGGCACAGGACTGGAAGGAACACTCGGGTCGGGGGCCGGGCTCCCGCTGCCACAGGCAGCCAGCGAGCGTAATCCCCTCCGGAGAGGTGGGAGGGAGCGCAGGGAGCCCTCCACGGCCCTTAACGAGGCTAACGAGGAGCCCTCAGCACGCTGCCACAGGCCAGAAAGGCTCCGTGATGCAGAGGGGAATGCAGGCTGCAGGAACGCTCTTTCCCAGAGAGGAGCCATCAGACAACCCGCACGTCTCAGGGCAGGAGCCAAGCGGGCTGCTCTTCTGCAGcccaggcagagctctgcaggcacGGCCCGGTCCCACCGCACGGAGCAGCGCGGGTTGTGATGCACGCTCAGAACAGACACGGCTCTGCTCCACACACCCAGAGCACGGAACTCTCCGCTCCCGCAGGAAGCTCTCGGCCACTCACCCAGCGCGGCAGCAGCGTACAGACAGTTGACGATGCTGAAGTTATCGAACTTGGAGCAGCCGCTGATGATGGCCTGGCACAGCGTCTGGAACTCGGGCTGCTCCAGCACCGGGCCGGGCCGCCGGCTCTCCCCGTTGAGGGCGGCCgggccctgctgctgctgcaggagctggccCAGCTTGTGCAGGGCGATGGGGTAATGGCTGGCCGACACCTTGCCCGGGTTCTGCGTCACCCAGCGCAGCACTTCGCCCACGCTGCGCGAGCGCTCGATCAGCCGCTTCATGGTGAAGAAAGTGTCGTAGCTCATCTTCTCGTGGATGAAGTTCCAGCTCTTCCTCTTGCCGTGCCCGCGAGTCCTGCAGGCGTCCGGGGGCAGGGCGTGCAGCAGCCCATGGCCGTAGGGATCCAGCGGGAGCAGCAGTGCGCGCGGCCTGGCCCTGCCCGCGCAGTAGCAGGCGGGATGCATGGCGGCNNNNNNNNNNNNNNNNNNNNNNNNNNNNNNNNNNNNNNNNNNNNNNNNNNNNNNNNNNNNNNNNNNNNNNNNNNNNNNNNNNNNNNNNNNNNNNNNNNNNNNNNNNNNNNNNNNNNNNNNNNNNNNNNNNNNNNNNNNNNNNNNNNNNNNNNNNNNNNNNNNNNNNNNNNNNNNNNNNNNNNNNNNNNNNNNNNNNNNNNNNNNNNNNNNNNNNNNNNNNNNNNNNNNNNNNNNNNNNNNNNNNNNNNNNNNNNNNNNNNNNNNNNNNNNNNNNNNNNNNNNNNNNNNNNNNNNNNNNNNNNNNNNNNNNNNNNNNNNNNNNNNNNNNNNNNNNNNNNNNNNNNNNNNNNNNNNNNNNNNNNNNNNNNNNNNNNNNNNNNNNNNNNNNNNNNNNNNNNNNNNNNNNNNNNNNNNNNNNNNNNNNNNNNNNNNNNNNNNNNNNNNNNNNNNNNNNNNNNNNNNNNNNNNNNNNNNNNNNNNNNNNNNNNNNNNNNNNNNNNNNNNNNNNNNttcctcccagctccccccGCCTCCTCGCGCACGGAACACAGAGAGCAGCGTTTGGAGCATccacagttttcttcctttttaatctTAAAAGAAGCACGGCTGAGCACATGCTCACGGCGCCGAGGGCCCAGCCCCGAGCACGGGCCGGTAGCCCCTGACCCCCGTAGGGCTCACAGCCGCGGGCAGCAGGCACCGGGGGGCTCACGGGGCGCCGCGTCCCCCCCTTCTGCTCGGTGCCCTACGGCGCAGCTCCGTGCCTCGCCCCGTGCGTGGAGGGCTTCCAGCGGTGCCGTGCAGCACGGCCCTTTGgagggctgagggcagcaccGGGGCTGTGCCAACTCCGTGCCGGCTGTGAGCAGCCCTTGAAGCACCGGGACGCAGCCAACGCCCCTCGAGTtccggagcagcagcagaaccccGAGCACCGCAGCACGAGAGCAGGGGGCGGTTCCAGTCGGGGTGCGGGGCAGCGCTATCTGCGGTACATGGTGAAGGCCATGAAGCTGAAGAGCAGGGTGAGGCCGGCCAGGAAGGTGGTGGCGGTGGCGGTGAAGACGTGGCGGTACTGCAGCTGGAAGTACCAGAGCACGGCCAGCATCAGCACGAAGAGGGGCAGCATCAGGCTGCCCACGTTGAGGGCGGTGTGCACGGGGTCGGCGGAGGCGCGGGGGCCGGTGGGCGCGGGGgcggggctgtgctgggagatgTGGCAGTGCAGGACGCTGTTGGGTGCCAGGTGAAGGGCTGCCAGGCTCTGGGCATCGTCACGCAGCAGCTGGCCCTGGTAGATGAGCCgcacctgctgctcctgcccgGGGAAGTAGGCCCTGTGGGACAGGGGACATCACATCATGTGCAGATGGCACCAACCCCATGCCCACCTCTGGGACTGCCCAGAACCGCGGTGCTGTGCCTGCATCACGTCCTGCATTGCAACCCACTGCTCATCCCACGTCCACACAGTGCCACCCACAGCTTGCGCTGTGTCCCTGCAGCGTCACCCGCAGCTCTCCCCGTATCCCCAGGAGTGTCACCTACTGCTCACTCCATGTCCCCTGCTGTCACCTACACCTTTCCCCGTGTCCTCAGGCTGTCACACACAGTTCTTTTGGTGTCCCTGCACTCCCACACCTCATCTCGCACTGTGTTCTCGCACTGTTACCCACAATCATGCGGTGTCACCTACAGCTCACTCCACGTGCCCAGGCTGTCCCCGTGGTGCCACACACAAAAGGCCTTGTTGACCCACACTGCAACCTACAGCTCTGCTCACGCCCCCAGGCTGTCACCCACCACACAATCCATGTCCCCAGGTGTCACCCACCGCTCCCTCTGCATCCCCAGGCTGTCGCCCACAGCTCCCTCTGTGACCCCACGGTGTCCCTCACTACTCATCTCAAACCTCTGTGCTGTCATCCACCGCTCGCCCCGTGATCCCCGGCTGTCACCCACCGCTCGCCCCCTGTCCCCGTGGTGTCACTCAGCACTCACGCCGTGTCC
This genomic window from Meleagris gallopavo isolate NT-WF06-2002-E0010 breed Aviagen turkey brand Nicholas breeding stock unplaced genomic scaffold, Turkey_5.1 ChrUn_random_7180001858595, whole genome shotgun sequence contains:
- the FASTK gene encoding fas-activated serine/threonine kinase, which gives rise to MHPACYCAGRARPRALLLPLDPYGHGLLHALPPDACRTRGHGKRKSWNFIHEKMSYDTFFTMKRLIERSRSVGEVLRWVTQNPGKVSASHYPIALHKLGQLLQQQQGPAALNGESRRPGPVLEQPEFQTLCQAIISGCSKFDNFSIVNCLYAAAALGLPGESPLVRVLEDESRNRLGRFNQKDVSMVFSSVMRLHPSSPHPLVESCLSSLERHLEKERHPQTLFLLLSYYRLRAQALQGHPASDQQLINNRKILRLVRHTLGQVSAMREHELALLDEMLALCAQEANNKALEAIFSSQLFYENRQERFIRSMAEWLPRKAENLTPYTMALIAKYVARHRLREPRLLDTIANFLLKRGEQLDSKVIQKLVFPFSRMNYRPSNHSELFPKLEAILEQKAGSSPLATVNILMSMFQLSHFPQSVLHQVFSPAFITNVMSSPYALIVRRYLSLLDAAVELEFRDYSGPRLDPRYRVLMFEHALTADEANRKYR
- the TMUB1 gene encoding transmembrane and ubiquitin-like domain-containing protein 1, with translation FLNDTERLARVRPGDTVGALKRAYFPGQEQQVRLIYQGQLLRDDAQSLAALHLAPNSVLHCHISQHSPAPAPTGPRASADPVHTALNVGSLMLPLFVLMLAVLWYFQLQYRHVFTATATTFLAGLTLLFSFMAFTMYRR